Genomic segment of Ictidomys tridecemlineatus isolate mIctTri1 unplaced genomic scaffold, mIctTri1.hap1 Scaffold_75, whole genome shotgun sequence:
TGTTGCTGTGATGAGTGTTTCTGCTCTTGACTATGTATAATTTCTACCTGGAGAATCCATCTACTTTTCTCAATGCTTCTTTCAGATGAGACCCACTGATTAAGAGagtagggaagaaagaaaaagacaattaaaCCTTTTATCCATCCCTGCAGGGAGTTCACAAATCCGCTTGATGCCTTAGCTTCATTCAGCAGCTTCAGCTATGCAGAATTACAGGCATTCATGCGCTGGGCTTAGGTTTTTGTCTGGGTGTCTAAGCTTTGATTCTCTCTCGCACTTGGGCACACTTCATTCTCCCCCATTATTGTGTCTGGGAGATTAAGTTGTGGCCATTGTTTGCCAAAGGTTAATAGGCCTTGATCCTGGGTACTGTGCTCTGATGCTCACTTTTAGTTATTAGTGGATTCCACAAATTAATGATAGTAATTTCTGCATCAAATTGGCACCTTCTGTGTGCAGGGCACTGTGTTTAGTGCTCTGCTTACAGTTCCACATTCAATGCTCTTGGCAAGCCAgatgattatgttttttttttttgattgttgttttcttgactGAAGGAGTGTTTGTAACTTGCACCATGGTCACAGGCTAGTAGGAAGAAGAGCTGGCCCTAAGTACTCTGTCCTCAACTCTGGGCTAATCAGCCTGATTTCATATGGCAGATGAATTTCACAGAGATAGCCACAAAGTCAAACTTCTGACTCATCCAGTGCTGGTTAATAAAACAGATCTCCAGTTCATGGCCAGAACATCATCTCAGAGCACCCTGAACAGTAATTAGCTTCCCAGATCTCACAAGTAGGAGCTGTTGGTCTGGACCCCACATTCAGTCCCTCCTGTCTCTGCAGTGGAAACTAAGGGTGGCCAGGCTTGTATCACATACAGGTGCTGAGCTAAGGCTTGCCTGGGTGCCAACGGGTTACATAACAGctgaaatgaatctgaaatatAACCAGACATTTCAGTACTATTCCCAAGTTTTACCatttcaatgtcttttttttgtaattgtataaTATGAAGCTTTATATGTGTGAGCATCTTCCTAAACACTGACTGAATAATCTTATATTGATGAGTTGGATCAATATGACCAAAGAAGGGGAATTTCTGTTCATCCAGCACCACTCCTGAGAAAGAATGCTCTCCAAACTTTATGGAATTTGAATTATGGAGAAAAATGCTAATGTAATAGACTGCTACTGGATGATTTTTCAGGAAACCCTTTCCTTTAtttgtaaaagtattttaaatgtgCATCACAATGTGATGAATGGTCGCTGTGGCCATCCAAATAATAAACATCTGAAGTGAAATTAATGTTTCCTTGTATTCCATTCCTCTAAATTTGACAATTTGCTGCCTAGCTTTTCATATTCCTCCtcttttattggaatataaacaTTTGTACAGGTTTTCAGGGAATTAAGATGTAATCCCATAATACAGATCAGTCTCTATCttatttttcccccctcctcCACATATTATGAGTGCCATGGATGAAGAACTTGTTCTCTCCCCAACCTGCCCCAGTTTCCTATATCCCTTGCTCTGGGAAATTAAATACATGATGTCCATCTGTTTCTCCAGTCTGTATGGTTGATTCATGTGGAGCATCTGGACCCTGATGGGGCAACAAGCCTTTTCTTTAGAATTCTAGGACATCTTCTGGGTGAATGGGTCTGTGTGTGTGAAATTTTGGAATGTTAGCTGCTGTTTTTCATCATGTGGGCCTCAAAGAAGGGAGAATGCAGAGAGCAAAAGCATAATGCAGATGCATCCTGGAAAgggcagggtgagggagggagagagaggaagagagatgagTAAGACAGTAATCTGGGTGATCCCCAAAGTTTCCTTATCATCCCCAGGTTCAGCTCTGCCCTTCCCTTGGATTCTGTCGAAGGAGACCCTTCCAACAAATTCTCTTTATGTTTCAATTTGCTTCCATTCTTAATAACAAAGGATAGACTATACCTTTCACACTCCCCCAAATTTCTGGCAGAATTTACTTTTCCtgtcatatacatatatcatagtggtttatattatattgttacatttaaTGTATTTTCCTTATGAGAAACAAGAGCAATAGTAAGCTACTTTATTcactcaacatttattatttattctttctcttactCTCTGCTAAATTCTATGTTGATAATCCACAGTTAATAGTCTCtggaaaaatacaacaaaaaatagaaCCTGGAAAGCACAACAAAAAatcatcaactttttttttaagtgatgtaTGATGACTAGGGTAAGCACAGTGTATTATGGGAAGGGCAAAAGGCAGTTGCTACTGGATCTATGTGCAACTTTGATCAAGAAATCTTTCTGCTCCTTGAGGTCTCAGCCATGGAGCCTGTTGGTAAATGTAATGAGGGGAAGAAACGATGTAGAGGAACTGTCtccaacaatttttaaattctagaaacaactaaaaagattttaaatcatcATTTAATTTCCCCCACAGTGCCATCTTTATAAAAGTCCGCAATTTGTCTCTGAAAGGAGCCCTGAAGTTTTCTTCAATAGCTGGTCACTTCCCAGTGCTCCCATGTAGGTTTTCCTCCTTAAGAGACTTTTCCTCCTTAAGCCGCTCATTCTCCCTCAAAGAAGAGCATTTGCTTGGGGAGAGCTGTCCCTGTAGGAAGGAAGGGTGATTTGAAGAGGTGAAGACTCAAAGCCCTTTGCTGGCCCTGGTGTGAGCCTCACTGCTTGCTCTCCAGTCCCCACCATTTCCCGCCACCAACTGTCCATGCCACTAACCTGCACTGTCTCTCCACGGGGTGAGGTGGAGTCTTCTTTCATTCATATCCAAGCCAGGCCTTGAGCTGAATAACCGTGTGTCTGTCTTTGCTTTTTGAGATGTTTTCTTCAGGAGAAAATTGCTCATGGACGCTGACTGCCTTGGCCTTGCTGGAAACTTGGCTTCTCTGAGGATTGCTGGATAGCAGTTCACTGATGCTAGAGGAGCTCACCCCCGCAAGATCAGTTCAGATTCTCATTTACTTTGAGACTGAGCCCAACAGCGGCGAGGTGAAATGCATTCTTGTCTTACCTCTAAGGcctagcaaaaagaaaaaaaaatccttggacaTCAAATACAATCTGTGAACCTCAGAAAGGGAGACATTTGGGTCACAGGGTTTCTCTAATAGCACATTTTTAACTGGAAAAATGGGGGGGGCAGATTTTTGCTATGGTTGGAGAGAATCTTGGACTtgatccttttttcctttcttccaaggAAGCTGGAGCAGGAGCAGTGGGTCAGGAGCAGGTGATGACTTCTTTCCCAAAGCGTTCAGGGTTGGATTTCCTCATTCTTCTTTCAGGACATGCACGGACTTTGGTGGTAGGGTTTCAGGAATGCTGCTCCAGGGAGGATGCTGGATGATAAGGAGCAGGAAGGTTACTAAAAGTAGTTGAAGTGAAAGGGGTTTATTGAAAGGATAGAAAAGGATCTAAGGAGATCTGAGGTTAGAAGAAAGATGGCTGGATTTCTTGTGAGTAGGAGTTCAGGGCTAGAAGCCAAGGATAATTCATGTCCTTGATCCTTTATCTCTCCAAAGTGCTCAGTGTCCAATCTGGGTGTTGGCCTTGTGGTGTGATCAGTCTTCCCTTTTATTTCAGCACACTTCTCTGCTTGGGCTTCCAGGTGACTCCTCAGTGGCAGTCTCCCAGTTTGGGAGACCACAGATATGGCTTCCTTAGCACCCACTGTCTCCTAGAAGCAACTGGGCATCTCATTCAGATGCCAGAGAGAGAACATCTGGCAGCCCCAACTCATCCAAGTCAGGCCACGAAGGTCATGGGAGTCTGGTACAAATGAATCAGCAGCCCTGGAACCCAGAGGCTGTCCCTGTTCAGTCaactgaaaggagaaagaaacaggaCTCCATTATTCACAGTATCAGAGAGCTTCTCCTAGCGGAAGACCACAGATGATACCATGTTCCTCATCTTGAGATCACCTTGAATAGCAGAACACCCTCCAGTAGAGGAAAGAAGACTTTCTTCCCAAATGGCCAGGAGGGTTTGAATTTAAATCTTACTGAGATTCACTTAAAGTAGCTTATTCAACAAGATGAATGacaaataaattacatttcattTGAAGGTATTCAGTCATTCCTTTCTCAATTATTGAGGCCTTAATATGATCACGGTTAGCTTTAGGGGCTACAAATGAAAACTTTCAgtaagggaaagaggagaaaagaagaaatttataaaaaaatctgaGTTCTTGGAGAAAGGAAATGCCTAGAGGAGAAAAGGATGCAGAGAGAATATATTGTGGTTGATGGAAAAGACAGCTTATTGCATATTTAACAATCCTATAGTCAACAGAGCGTTTTCTTAAACTCCTCCCAGCTGGACATCAAACAGCCCAAGGCTTGGCTTAGTAACTAAATATCTGTCTTGAATAGGgaaggcagagtgcttgcccctacaggaggaaaaagaggaaccAAATTTGATTCAGCACCTGCTCTCAAGACAGCATCAAATGAAAAGACAATTTCAGATGTCATCCAGGAAGCCTGTGGTGAAATCTGAAAGGGAGTTTCAAAGTGCAGAGAGGAGTCAGGTGGGAAGCTGTGAAAGTCTAGGGTGGGCATCAGTGATGGGCAGATGATGGCCATCTTCAAAAGGCACCAACCAGTTTACCTGTTTGGTTCCAACTTAGATTGGTGACATTTAGCATTGTAACAAATAGCATGGTAACTGCCACTCAAAACTGACACTGTCCCACTGGAACAGAATCTGGAGGCCCTGTGGTGCCAGGCATCAAATCAATAGTTGCAAGATTCTAGGGAGATGGGAACCAGGGGATGACCAGCTTGCAGGAGTATCTTCAATTTTAACAAGTGGAATGGTGGCATAGTGCTTATGACCCAAACCTGGCCTCAGAAAGGACCTTAATAGGGTAGAAGACTGGAGATCCAGATCTGGCTTCTGTTTGGATGGGCCTGAATGCCATGATAAGGAGAATGTTTACTAGGAACTTAGTGGAGAGTGATCCACCCCAGGGACAATGACTCAACACATATCTCTTCAACTGATAAGTGGTCAATACATTTCAAGAAGCTCCACCTGGCTGATGTTGTGGATGAGGATGCTGTTTTGACTTGGTGCCTTCCCTCTGGCATATGGAAGTCAGGGAATTTGGTACCGAGAGCCATGTCCCCAAAGCTCATAGACCTGGAAAGTGGAAGAGACTCTTAGTGCAGTTACACCCTCTCAAAGACAGTGACTTGGTCAAGTTCACATTGTCCATCACAGAGACAAGCTTCTACTTCTTCTTGGTGGCTGCGGAAGAGGAAGATAACGCTTGCCAATCAGAGGCCAAGATGGCAGTGGGGTGGCATAGGGAGAAGGGAGGCACATCAAGACCGGAGAAAGTTGCTGTGTTTATTTTCTTcgattttttaaaagaggtacaGTTTCTGAAGACTTATTCTGGCTGAGTTGCCTCCCTTTCACTTTTTCTGGCCTTGCTAGGGCTGAATTAGCGGTGCAAGTGGAAAGGCGCGCGCCCCTGCGGCTTCAGAGGCGCATCTTCCCTGAGCAGAAGGAAGGAATCTGGCACCTCCTCCTAGCCGCCCCCAAGGGCCGCGGTCTGTCCCCAGGCTTCCCTAAGTTCACCAGGCCCGAGGGCTCTATAGGACGGAATTCCGGCTAGGCACGGTGAGGGCACGGGTGGGTCCCTGTGTTCCAGGCAGCGGGCCCGTGAATCCGCGGCGCAGCCCATCTATCTCCGCAACCCTGCTGGCGGCGCCGCGCTCGGTTCGGAGGGTGCTTAGAGACGCAGTGCCACGCTGGGGAGGGCGACCTGGCGCCGAGCTGGGGAAGCGCGGGGCTGTGGGCGCCTCTCTCTGGGCACACACATTCAGCGCCGCGCGATCTTGGGGGGTAGGTGGCCTCAGACCTTGTCAACCAGCAGTGTTGTGAGTCCCGCTTGCTACCGGGTACGTTAAACGTCAGGCAGGAGCTGCTTAGCTGGGGTCGCTGGGGTCACCGGACGCCTTCTGCTCCTTTACCCCGGAGCCGGCGGGTCGAGCTTTAAGCCAACCCCAGCTGGACGCTGTGCTCCTATAAATAGCTCGTGGGTGCCCACTTCGCCCTCTCCCGGATGCGTGAGGAGAGAAAGTTGTGCACAGGGACTGGGGAAGAGAGACCCCGCCAGCCCAGCTGCCCTGCACCTTGGAACTGATCCCAGGAAATTGTGCTTTCAGTGCGGTCTCGCCGCTGCCTACCTATGTCGGAGTGACTCCAGGCTTCGGGGAATTTTTGACCAAAGGAAAGCGAGAATGGCCAGCATCCTGGCTGCGAACACAGGCTCACGTTCTTCTCAGCCCAGGAAACACCTCCAGCCTCTGTAATTCGCCCCTGCGCAAGCTAGACTCACACAGGACCTACACTGCACCGCTTGGCCCCCACCGCTCTTGCGGCTTCTCTGAGTCCTCACGGTCTTTCCTGCTCCGGGGTTCATCTGGGGGTGCTTGGGTTGgagctaaaatttatttatttatttttctattgaggTGTGATTGTGAGAGCTTGGAGACTTTTAGATGTGGAAGAAGAATAAGGGTGGGTGCAGGGGCCCCAGGCAGGGCTGATTCTTGGGCTGAGGAGGGTAGATAGGGATTCTGCATGAGCTCCTTAAAGGACAAAGGTAACAACAGAGCCAGCGAGAGAGCTCGAGGGGAGACTTTGACTTCAGCCCACAGAATTGGTGGAAGTGTGCGCGCCGCCGCCTTCGTTCCTGCAGCGCTGTCCATCTAGCCACTGGCATCTTTCGGAGCTCCAGGATCCCAGGGTTGGAGGCGACGCCGGCAAGCAGAAGCCCCAGCTGGCTGCCGCTGCCATGGGCTCCGTGCGCCAGGGGCTGTCCGTGGTGCCGGCCGTTCTGCTGGCCCTCACGCTGCCAGGGCTGCCCGTCTGGGCGCAGAACGACACCGAGCCCATCGTCCTGGAGGGCAAGTGTCTGGTAGTGTGCGACTCGAACCCAGCCATGGACTCCAAGggctcctcttcttcccctctgGGGATATCTGTCCGGGCGGCCAAATCCAAGGTGGCCTTTTCAGCCATGCGGAGCACCAACCACGAGCCATCAGAGATGAGCAACAAAACGTGCATCATTTACTTCGATCAGGTTAGACCCCAAGGGATTCGGGGCACCCGGAGTCGGGTGGGCGGTTGAGTGGGTAATCTCAAGGAATCTCAGATAGGGGCTGCCTGGTGGGGCTAAGCTCCTTTGATTGGGATGTGCGGATTCATTTAGACACCCGCCTTCCCAAATATGTCGGAGCCTGAAACTTCTGATGTGACACCCCTGGCCCACCCCTGGCCCTCATTCCTTCTTGGTCTCTAACTGAGGCTGCAGCACGGTGGGGGAGAGGCTTGGGAGCGCAGAGGCCGGCCCCTAGAGCACAGGACAAGTTTAACAGCAACAGGTCAGCGGGATCCTGGGGAATCTGGTCCCTGGAAACGGGGATCTCCTGGGCAGAGCTTCGCCCCTTGGCTCTGGCTGACTCCGCTGCTTGTGTGGCACAAGCTGTTCTGTGATGCCCTCGCGGACTTCGGATAAATGTTTGACTTGTTTCTCCAGGTGGAGAAGCTTCTCCCCCAAGAGAGATCCGGGTCTCCACACCCTGAGTAGAGATCTGGCAGGTGGCCGCAGAGGATGGCTGGGGTGGGGATTGGGGGTTCAGATCTCACTTCTCAGTTGAGAGGCTGAGGTCCTCTTTCACGATCTGGGCGCAGCTGTGGCTGCTTAGAGTAGGCTACACGCCCTTCCTGCGGACCAGAGAAAAGTTgctcaggaaggaggaaaaggaatgggGAATCCACAAGGATCCCCCAGGGAAGCGCTGGGGAGATGGTTCCCGCTTCCTGGGCTTCAGTCCTTTCAGCGAACTGCAAATCACTGGGCAAAGACAGACAGTGAGGTGCAAGGCAGGGGATGGAGGCGAGACTCCTGAACGCTGggtcttctgttttgttttgccgCTTGGTGCTCTGCGGTTTGGCAGTGATGAGAAACCCCAGGATATCAGCTTAGCTGGAGCAAAGCGTCCTAAGGAAGAAAACTGACTCCAGAGTTTTCATTTTAACCCGAAGGGTACCCAGACTCTCTTAAAATTCCAAAGTCACACTTCAGTCGTATGCAAAGCACTGTGTGCTGGAGCACAGGTTAAACAGTGCTGTAGGATGTGCCAGGAAAGGATGAGGTGACATTTGTGGTCCCTACTCAATTTTCCTAAGTGATGCCTTCTCCATCTGGTCAAAGACAGAGTATGTCTCTCTGGGGAATTACTATGGAATAGCCATAATTTGTAACTAATTAAGTAGCCCTTTGGGCGTTTTGGTGCTGTATTTTCCAGTGTGATGGAAATAAAGTGGAGCACCATTGCTGGTTTGAATTTTGATGCATTAATTAAATGTTGGAATACTGTGAGCATCCTGCTACCCTCTGAATGGAGTGTGCTTTTCAATTACCTTCCTGTCAATTAGAAGAGGAGAAGGGTTTGCTCTTCTGTGCAGGGAGCCACACATCTTGGAGACAACAAGACTCATTTAGTTATAAATTTGATGTGCCTGGATAGTCCAATTACCATGTAGAGTCAACACCCTGCTTTACGTGTAGTCAACACTAATCTGCTATTTCCATTATTGCTAATGAATTATACTACTTATATCTGAGCCAGGAAGTTCCTCCTAAGcacctgaaattattttaaatgtgcttgaaaaaaaattctttgtgcaGCCTCTGTTGGGGATTATTGCACAGCAGGTGACTTGTTGAAAGATCATCCATCATCAggtcagagaaaagaaatttgatgCTTACTGGGAAGAGGGTGGAATCTCAATAAAATCACACACCTACATGTATGTTAAGGCAGGCGTTGAGCCTGGTACACCTGCCTGACTGTCATGGCACTGTTGCTCAGAGCCAGTAGTGCATTTTTAGGAAATTATGCAAGAGGCatgaaaatgtattaattttgacAAGAAAGCAGCCTTTAAAAGACATTGTAGCATATTGCCACTGATACTTAGAGAATGTATCTTTATagggatttctgattttttttgaatGCCACTTACAGATTGTGTCTTGGAGAGATGTGAAGAAGCCCTTGTTATTTTACTGCCCCCCTTCTCGTAGGAAGCGACTGACCTATGTGGCATTGCAAACCTAGCTTATGAGGTCACTTATGGAAATTCAGAGTTAATGCTCTAACCAGAAGAACCATGCTGAACATCCTGGGCTACAAAGCCCACTGCTGCCCTCTTCAAAACAGAGCCTTGttccacttttcatttttcatttttttggggggacattaAATAAAGAGCAGATGATTGATAGGAGGATAAGGTGTGACACTGAGAGGAACACAGAAAGGCCACCTATCCCACTGTGCCTCATTCACTCTCTATTCTTTGGCACCCGAGAAGGGCTGACTCATTGCCAAAATATTACAATTCAGGTTTAGAtggcacatgaaaaaataaaatggccatgGATCTTAGGAGAGCTCCGGTAGAGGCTCAGGGAAGGGCCAGGCATTCATATTACTTTATGCACCAACCGTTCAGTGTCAAGGATTATGTCACACAGAGGAGGGGTACCCATGGCTCTGTGTGAGATGTCCAGGGATGACTGCGGAGAGACCACAGATGTCGATTGGCTGGCTTGGAAACCTCATTTCTGGATATTGCAAAGACTTGTGGATGGTGGGAATGTATCTCCATAGCAGATGCCCTTTATCTGATTCTCAGAGCAAAATTAATACTTTAAGCCCTCATATGTTTCTCAGATGTTTCCAGAACCATTGAACCCTGCTAGAAATTGAGGcacaaatacaaaacatttactttattttttttttctgtactgtttAAAAGAAAGAGGAGCCTTCCAATACACAAGTGTGTGGTCCAAGTCTCTTAAGAGGAAAGATGTTTTATGCTCTGTGGTTACTGAAGTTAGTTTTtgaggaaagaggagggagggaaggaaggaaagataaaaggcaggaagggaggaaggaaatatattttccttatagaaaaaagtattataataatttactgttatttattatttttgtttatagatCCTAGTTAATGTGGGTAATTTTTTCACATTGGAGTCTGTCTTTGTAGCGCCAAGGAAAGGAATTTACAGTTTC
This window contains:
- the LOC144374569 gene encoding cerebellin-4-like — translated: MGSVRQGLSVVPAVLLALTLPGLPVWAQNDTEPIVLEGKCLVVCDSNPAMDSKGSSSSPLGISVRAAKSKVAFSAMRSTNHEPSEMSNKTCIIYFDQILVNVGNFFTLESVFVAPRKGIYSFSFQVIKVYQSQTIQVNLMLNGKPVISAFAGDKDVTREAATNGVLLYLDKEAKVYLKLEKGNLVGGWQYSTFSSFLVFSL